A segment of the Candidatus Binatia bacterium genome:
AAAGCTCCGACTGGAGAATCCATTTCTCCTGGCGGCTCCGCCCGCCCAGGCGGTTGATGCGGTAGCGGAGCGGCGAGTCGGTTTCCTCGTAGAGCAGGTTGACGACTTTAGCCGCGAGCTTTTTCTCCGGCGTCTCCCACGAGACCCGCTCGTAGAGATCGACGAGATGCGACTTGTTGATGCGGGTGTGCGTGGAATTGATGATGACGAACATCTCGGTGGCGAAGTCGGCGCTCTTGCCGTCGAAGAGCACGCACGGGACGTCGAGCTGCTTGGCCGTCTCCGGGTGCTTCTGGGTGAAAAAGTAGAGCGCCGCCAGCCGGTGCTGGCCGTCGATGACGAGAAACTTGCCTTTCGGCTCGCTCAAAAAGCCGATGGTGTCGGACCCGTCTTGCCGGCGAAAACCGAGGTTTTCGTCGGTGAACAGTAGAATCGTGCCAGGGATCAGCGGCTGGTTCACCGCCGTCTCGTAGAAGTTGACGATCTGTTTGATTTTACGCCGGTTGAGGACGCGCTGGAACGACTTCTCGCTTTTTTCGATGCCGGAGATAAAGCGCGCGACCTCGTCGTCGCCGGCGTCGTCCGGCGCGATCTCCTCGCCCTCGAAGTAATAGCGGCTCGTGAACCGGACCCGGTCCAGCAGCTCCGCCGCCTTCACGGCCGCGAAATAGAAAGTCCCCTCTTTTTGAGCGATTCTAGTTGCCAGCATGCTTCCATCCTCCCTGCTGGAGATTATAGCCCTCCCTGCGGGCCGCTGCTAATTGGATGATAGACCTAATTTAATTGGGGATGGAGGTCAAGGGAGAAAAAAGAGATGCAGGGCTGCTGATCTCGTGTTTTCGCAATTGCGAAAACACGAAAGAAACCGTTTTGAACAGTTCCTGCCTAGATGTGGAGG
Coding sequences within it:
- a CDS encoding DGQHR domain-containing protein → MLATRIAQKEGTFYFAAVKAAELLDRVRFTSRYYFEGEEIAPDDAGDDEVARFISGIEKSEKSFQRVLNRRKIKQIVNFYETAVNQPLIPGTILLFTDENLGFRRQDGSDTIGFLSEPKGKFLVIDGQHRLAALYFFTQKHPETAKQLDVPCVLFDGKSADFATEMFVIINSTHTRINKSHLVDLYERVSWETPEKKLAAKVVNLLYEETDSPLRYRINRLGGRSRQEKWILQSELFNELYKVVLRNRKFFDEHFQFRSDYVYALVRDYLKAVRDVMHSVWGDNERYMFTRDVTLKALIRVFGDLIRNRKLFQGWDEKRDPRVFAAVMRPWPELAREFRAEGFYERFPAKGQVERVRRIHLKLSQAIGYK